A genomic segment from Actinomadura hallensis encodes:
- a CDS encoding glycerophosphodiester phosphodiesterase, whose product MRPKPAISAHRRDQRGLTGLSEAVESGAEYVEIDIRRTGDGRLVVHHDPDLAGLPLKRLTYERVQELSPRPVPLVSEAMGIIGGRAQGHLDLKERGCEHETVEMAIEAFGRDRFVVTTREVLSLVQIKRTFPGVRTALSVGRNLWERGVAHDFAPLPLIRKAGADMVAVNHRLARVGVLRQCGRAGIPAMVWTVNAEPVMRRFLGDPRVAVLVTDRPDIALKLREERYRPRPNRETWRWPRG is encoded by the coding sequence CGCCGTGACCAGCGGGGGCTGACCGGCCTCTCGGAGGCCGTCGAGTCCGGTGCAGAGTACGTGGAGATCGACATCCGGCGGACGGGGGACGGGCGGCTGGTCGTCCATCATGACCCCGATCTCGCCGGGCTGCCCTTGAAGCGGCTCACCTACGAACGGGTCCAGGAGCTCTCGCCGCGTCCCGTCCCGCTGGTCAGCGAGGCCATGGGGATCATCGGCGGCCGTGCGCAGGGTCATCTGGACCTCAAGGAGCGCGGCTGCGAGCACGAGACGGTCGAGATGGCGATCGAGGCCTTCGGGCGGGACCGTTTCGTCGTCACCACCCGCGAGGTGCTGTCGCTCGTGCAGATCAAGCGCACCTTCCCGGGTGTGCGGACGGCGCTGTCGGTGGGGCGGAACCTGTGGGAGCGCGGCGTCGCGCACGACTTCGCGCCGCTGCCGCTGATCCGCAAGGCGGGCGCCGACATGGTCGCCGTCAACCACCGGCTGGCCCGGGTGGGGGTGCTCCGGCAGTGCGGCCGGGCCGGCATCCCCGCCATGGTGTGGACGGTGAACGCCGAGCCGGTGATGCGGCGGTTCCTGGGCGACCCGCGTGTCGCGGTCCTGGTCACCGACCGTCCCGACATCGCGTTGAAGCTGCGGGAAGAGCGGTACCGGCCGCGGCCCAACCGCGAGACCTGGCGATGGCCTCGCGGTTGA